A region from the Vicia villosa cultivar HV-30 ecotype Madison, WI linkage group LG3, Vvil1.0, whole genome shotgun sequence genome encodes:
- the LOC131662581 gene encoding putative phospholipid-transporting ATPase 9 isoform X2 — protein MKIKKLNFSKIYSFRSGQKPNFRTENPQIGRQGFSRVVLCNEQDSFESDFRNSYADNSVRSTKYTVANFLPKSLFEQFRRVANFYFLVTGILAFTNLAPYTAVSAILPLCIITGATMVKEGVEDWRRKKQDIEVNNRRVIFHKGDGNFEYTEWKNLKVGNIVKVKKDEFFPADLLLLSSSYDDAVCYVETMNLDGETNLKLKQGLEVTSSLNEDFKFRDFKAEVKCEDPNANLYSFVGSMEFDRQKYPLSPQQLLLRDSKLRNTDYVYGAVIFTGHDTKVIQNATDPPSKRSKIEKKMDKIIYFLFCVLFLIAFVGSILFGIVTKRDLHNGVMKRWYLRPDDSTIFFDPKRVAAASVFHFLTALMLYNFFIPISLYFSIELVKVLQCIFINQDINMYYEELDKPALARTSNLNEELGQIDTILSDKTGTLTCNSMEFIKCSVAGVAYGRGVTEVEQAISNINNNSPMIHQQVNRSESESDDIREVHDRKEQIKGFNFMDERIMNGNWVNEPRADVIQKFFRLLSVCHTAIPEVDEDTGRVSYEAESPDEAAFVIAAREVGFKFYKRTQNSLSMKELDPVSGNEVNRTFKILNVLEFNSSRKRMSVIVKDEEGRILLLSKGADSVMFERLAKSGREFEEKTLEHMNEYADAGLRTLILAYRELDEEEYHEFDDKFSEVKNSVTVDRESLIEEVSDKIERNLILLGATAVEDKLQNGVPECIDKLAQAGIKIWVLTGDKMETAINIGFSCRLLRQGMKQIIIHLEIPDIQALEKNGDKKAIINASRESVYHQISEGSKLLSASKGPSQQTFALIIDGKSLVYALEDNTKNMFLELATRCASVICCRSSPKQKALVTRLVKEGTGKTTLAIGDGANDVGMLQEADVGVGISGVEGMQAVMSSDIAIAQFRYLERLLLVHGHWCYRRMSTMCLVFFTSCHCPWGL, from the exons ATGAAGATAAAGAAGCTTAATTTCAGCAAGATATATTCATTTAGAAGTGGTCAAAAACCAAACTTTAGGACAGAAAATCCACAGATTGGAAGACAAGGGTTTTCTAGGGTTGTTTTATGTAATGAACAAGATAGTTTTGAATCAGATTTTAGGAATAGTTATGCTGATAATTCTGTTAGATCAACAAAATATACTGTTGCTAATTTCTTGCCTAAGTCATTGTTTGAGCAGTTTAGGAGGGTAGCTAATTTCTATTTTCTTGTTACTGGTATCTTGGCTTTCACTAATCTTGCTCCGTATACGGCGGTTAGTGCTATTCttcctctatgtatcattactggAGCAACTATGGTGAAAGAAGGTGTTGAAGATTGGCGTCGGAAAAAGCAG GATATTGAGGTGAACAATAGAAGAGTTATATTTCACAAAGGCGATGGAAATTTCGAATATACGGAGTGGAAGAATCTCAAGGTGGGGAATATAGTGAAGGTAAAGAAGGATGAGTTCTTCCCTGCTGATCTCCTATTGCTTTCGTCGAGTTATGACGATGCAGTGTGCTATGTTGAGACTATGAACTTGGATGGGGAGACAAATTTGAAGCTAAAACAAGGATTGGAAGTAACTTCTTCCTTAAACGAGGACTTTAAATTCCGTGATTTCAAAGCGGAGGTCAAATGTGAAGATCCAAATGCAAATTTGTACTCGTTTGTTGGGAGCATGGAGTTTGATAGACAAAAATATCCCCTTTCTCCTCAACAACTTCTTCTACGAGACTCTAAACTTCGTAACACGGACTATGTATATGGAGCAGTCATCTTTACCGGTCATGACACGAAGGTTATTCAAAATGCCACTGACCCTCCTTCGAAAAGAAGCAAAATAGAGAAGAAGATGGATAAGATTATCTACTTcttattttgtgttttatttttaattgcttTCGTTGGTTCTATTCTCTTTGGAATTGTAACTAAACGCGACTTACACAACGGAGTTATGAAAAGATGGTATCTAAGACCAGATGACTCCACCATTTTCTTCGATCCTAAAAGAGTTGCTGCAGCTTCTGTATTTCATTTTTTGACGGCCTTAATGTTATATAACTTCTTCATTCCAATATCCTTGTATTTCTCAATAGAATTGGTCAAAGTCCTTCAATGCATCTTCATTAATCAAGATATCAATATGTACTACGAAGAACTGGACAAACCGGCTCTTGCCCGTACTTCAAACTTGAACGAAGAACTGGGCCAAATTGACACGATCCTTTCTGATAAAACTGGAACTTTGACTTGCAACTCGATGGAGTTCATCAAATGTTCGGTTGCTGGGGTAGCTTATGGTCGTGGTGTCACCGAGGTTGAGCAAGCCAttagtaatataaataataattcacCTATGATACATCAACAAGTTAATAGGTCGGAATCAGAATCAGATGATATCAGAGAAGTTCATGATCGAAAAGAACAGATCAAAGGTTTTAACTTTATGGATGAAAGGATAATGAATGGAAACTGGGTTAATGAGCCTCGTGCCGATGTTATACAAAAGTTTTTCCGTTTATTGTCTGTTTGTCATACCGCCATACCTGAAGTAGATGAAGATACTGGAAGAGTGTCATATGAAGCTGAATCTCCTGATGAAGCCGCATTTGTGATTGCTGCAAGAGAAGTTGGTTTTAAATTCTACAAAAGGACCCAGAATAGTTTATCGATGAAAGAGTTGGATCCGGTATCTGGTAATGAAGTTAATAG GACATTCAAGATTCTCAATGTCTTAGAATTCAATAGTTCAAGGAAGAGAATGTCGGTGATAGTGAAAGATGAAGAAGGGAGAATTTTGTTACTCTCTAAAGGTGCCGACAG TGTCATGTTTGAAAGGCTTGCCAAGAGTGGGAGAGAGTTTGAAGAGAAAACTTTGGAACATATGAATGAGTATGCTGATGCAGGTTTAAGAACGTTGATACTGGCATATCGTGAACTCGATGAAGAAGAATATCACGAGTTTGACGATAAATTTTCCGAAGTAAAAAATTCGGTCACTGTAGACCGTGAATCGTTGATTGAGGAAGTATCAGATAAGATTGAGAGGAATCTAATCCTTCTTGGGGCCACTGCTGTAGAGGACAAGCTCCAAAACGGGG TTCCTGAATGTATTGACAAGCTTGCACAGGCTGGAATTAAGATTTGGGTTTTGACTGGGGACAAAATGGAGACAGCCATCAACATTGG TTTTTCTTGTCGTTTGCTTCGACAAGGAATGAAACAGATTATAATTCATTTGGAGATTCCAGATATTCAAGCATTGGAAAAGAATGGAGACAAGAAGGCTATCATCAac GCATCAAGGGAAAGTGTGTATCATCAGATATCGGAAGGTTCTAAACTGCTTTCTGCATCTAAAGGGCCCTCTCAGCAAACATTTGCTCTTATAATTGATGGAAAATCACTTGTTTATGCTCTTGAGGATAATACAAAGAATATGTTTTTAGAGCTTGCAACTCGCTGTGCATCTGTTATCTGCTGTCGCTCTTCACCAAAGCAGAAGGCACTG GTTACTAGACTGGTCAAAGAAGGAACTGGGAAGACAACATTAGCTATTGGTGATGGAGCTAATGATGTAGGAATGCTTCAAGAAGCTGATGTAGGTGTTGGAATCAGTGGTGTTGAAGGAATGCAG GCCGTTATGTCTAGTGATATTGCAATTGCGCAGTTCCGGTATTTAGAAAGATTACTTCTTGTACACGGACATTGGTGTTACCGGAGGATGTCCACAATG TGTCTTGTTTTCTTCACTTCCTGCCATTGCCCTTGGGGTCTTTGA